The sequence below is a genomic window from Pectinophora gossypiella chromosome 21, ilPecGoss1.1, whole genome shotgun sequence.
GAATGTGCTACCAACACGCCAGCTGTGTCTCGCTGTCCACACGAATGTGCGCACCGGTAACGCGTAGTGTGTTCATACAAACAAACGCATCGACGGACCGGCCGACGCGCCACGCGCCGCCGGTCCATACAATCTCGATACAATAGGTACTGCGCGGCCGTCTCGCTTACGGTGTGTTCACACTGCACTTATTTAACGcctttttattgaaattgtataatatatttctacatattatatacctaacttttaaattacctTGTGTTTGTAAGTATGTGTCTTGTTCTTGTAATTGTATTGGTGTGTAATTTAAATGgcctgaaatatttttttgtcctatacctacctattaacctccaaaaattaaaataaacgcaCCGAACAGCAATCAGAGCTATTCAAGACtacaaagatttttaaaattaaagggACATAATTACTCTGTCGATTTTTATGGGGGGAGTGGAGGGGCAACTGGGAAGGGATCGTAATGAATATTCCCAGCTGCTTTACTCCCACTAGTTTTGTTGTCTAGGGGATTACTGGGAATAAACTACTGTTTCACCATAACTGATTACTTAAGTATTCATGTTTCCGTttaggtattttaataaaaaacaataatttacaacatttttatattcatatcctcacatttttttcaaaattacttTTAGGTACAATTCGTCTGAAGGTAGTTCACCGCTTTTGCCTTAAAGACAAATTTACGAAAACTGGACCATCTAACAGACATGGTACATTATAGACCAAGAGCTAGCGATTTATAATAGACATTATTTTACACACCTACGCCTATATGGTACAAATTTACAAATATTGTCATGTGATATGTGGTACTTATAATATACATTagtaaaataatatcaatactttcaaaaaagtaatttcataattgataattatatttatttctcttttCGAACGCCAATTTTTTggctagtaaaaaaaaataatggcaTCAAATTGattgaacaaaaatatttatatttagaatcTCCTGTGACGCccaaatattcaatattttaactgaattatttttagttttaagaacattcagttttgtttttttatttctattgtgATTTGTGACTAACATCATGACATTTCCCGACAAAGGCACTGGACAAAACCCAACACCCTGTAGAAACTTGCTTAAGTATACTGAGCACCTAAATACCTATAGCACCAATTATTAATGTAATGTGatgtttttaacttattttttattatagatggcgttgtatacgTCAGACTGTTTTTTGAGTtagatttatttaaaagtgCATCCACGCATAAATTATATATCAATCAATTTTCTTGGTGTTAAGTAAGTTAACACGACATTTATGTTATCAAAGGCGGCAAaatcgtaataataaaataaatctgtaGGTATTTACTAGGTCTGTTAACAGATTGACTTATCTAACCCACagatattaaaaagtaaaacacaAGTACAACGCTGAGTTTCTTAGAGAACTTATGCATGCATGTATATGTCTGCGAAATAGTAAAGTACGCAGTAACGTGAAAGCTTTCAATAAGTACATTGCAAATATTAATTCACAGTGGACGCACTTTTAAAACCCTTATCTGTCACtggacaaaattaaattaaaataggtatttttttacagtGATTGTAAACAGTGCTGTATTAAAATATGTGCCTCCCATAATGGTACACCTTGTGCcaaattaaaatagtaaatgTGGTTGAAACTCTtgtaaaaaggtatttttaaaaCATGCGCAAATCGCTTATTTTAGGATACACTTATTCTATTAATCACATTTATTATAACTACAATAAAATTGTGTGTGACTGTTTCGAGCCAGTATTGTGAAGGAAaatactatatttatttatgtaacacaACACCTGAAGTGACTGCAAACACTACGTCTATGTGATCAACACTAAATAGGCACatgatttatacattgtttttaattcTAGTGAGAATTTATTGCTAGTGGTATGTGTGGAATATACCATTTACTTTTATGTGCTTTTTTGATAGAATAAGACAGAATTATCTTTCTAGAGCTTTCTATATATCTCAAAGAATTATACCTATAGGCATTCTCTTATTTGAAAACGAGCCTTTGCTCGTTAGAGATAGAACAGCGGCAAATTGACACGCAGAATCAGGGTAAATTCTGTTTTATCCCACCGTACTGGGTGTATCAAACAACTTCTTTAAAATAAGCATCTTCTAAAAGTACTACATGACTACTGAACCACTCTTTGTGACACCAAGTGTATGTAAACTATCTTAAATCTACTTTAGCGTATCATAAATGGCCTCGTTGGGATATGTACCATTCAAGTGTATACTGTTACTAAAACTTAAGTCACTATCTTTACTTAGCTGGATGTCGGTCCGTTCTAGGCTTTGACTATTGCTGTTGCTCTCATTCGGATAGTCGTCCATGTTACTGGTTATTTCTAGTCGTATCGCATGAATCTTCTGGTCATCTTTTCCTTTATCACGCTCCCAAGAATCTATGGCAATAGACACATCGTTTTTACTCCCTGTTTCTTCCACCTCGCTCGACGTTATGCTTGAGTTATCCAAATCGAAGTCTGTAGTCTTCTCAATGACCACCACTTCGATATGCCTGAACGGGTTTTCTTGATTCTCAATCATCTGCCTTGCTCTCTCGTCGTTGCGTATTATAACTTCTTTCTTGACGTTGCAAATCACTGGGTCGGTAGCGAGTACGTCCACACTGCTATCATAGTTCTCTTCGTCACTTGCCTTGTTACCAGGAGTGCATATCTCCGCGTAGATGTTGTCAGAACTTGCGTCTGAGTCTATCTTTTCTTCTTCAACCTGAACAGCATCCGCTACTTGGCCGTAAGGTAAGTCCTCTATTACTGGCAGTTTCCGTTTTTGTATCGAAGAAATTGAACGTCTAATTCGAACGTGATGAGGCTCCTCTTCGGAAATATCTACAGCCGTTAAATCTTCGTCTATTTCTGACTTGGGCGTTGGAGCTCTGGGTTTGTCAATCTTCTTCCTGAAGTTGAATTTCTCGTCATTGGCTCGCTCGGTTTTAGTAGGCATACTGTTACTGTTGCTGCCTTCTTTCTTTTCGTTACACTTTTTAGGATGAAGCAAATTAGACGTAGATTTACTCAGAACTCTTTTCGTTTTGACGTGGAATTCCGAACACAATTTTTCAGTTATAAAAGAATGTTGCTTGTAGTTTATTTCGAAGTCACTATCGTTGTACAGCGAGCCAACTCCAAACATATTGATTTCTTCACAGCTCTGTATTTGATTGTAAGACTCTGACTTGACCATTGCTTTTTCGGGAATTAAGTCTGGTTGTATTCTCTGTCGTCGTTCAAGGTTCGATGATGATTTCGTTGCCGAAGATTTTTTGAGCATATTTTCGTCGAGTGATTTCAATTTTCTGCCTGAACTAGAATCACTTTCCATAGAGCCGCAGTAGTTGATCTGATCGACACTTAGGTTCTTTCTGCCATGTTTCATATTGATACCACTGTCTTCCGTATAAGGACTGTCTGGCATACCCGTTTGGACAGAAACAGATTTCGTCAAAACTGGTTTCTTGGGATTCGAACTACATTGACTCGTGCCCATGTCAGACGAAGAAGTAGTGAGCGACTTATAGGAATGACTCTTCTCTGCTGTGCCGTCGTTCTTTCTAATGCCCCCGAATCTATCTTCTATAAGCTTCGCCATATCTTGATACCTTTCTATGGAGCTATGTTTTTCTCCCAAAGGATCGAATGGGTCTTTAACGTCTCTGTACTTCTCATTGTTCTCGATAGCGGTAATCTTCTCATCGGTTAGCTTCTCCGTGCTCTTAAGAAGCTTCAAGTTCTTGAACCACTTGTGCTTCTTCTGTCCGGAATCTTCCCTGAACACGTGCATCTTGTCGTTAGAGAATAGCTCCTGTTCCACCTTGTTGTCTTCGCATTTGTCGTCCTTGCCCTCATCGTCGCTGTACACGTCGTAGTTCATATGCTCGAGTTCATTTTTGCTCAAAAATATGATCGAACCTTCGGTCTCGTCGGGAATATCTTTGAGAACCTTCTCGCTTTTGCCGAACAGTCTGGACGTGTCGATCTTCAGTCCTTGAAGCGTGAATTTGCGTTCTTTCTCGAACTTGACGGGTTCGTGATCTTCCCTGATGAGGTCTTCAGCGGTCTTGGCCTTGCCGACGACTGTGGAGTTAGCGTAGGAGATCTGTCTGATCCAGTTGTCAACGTTGAGTTGACAGAAGGTTAGAGCTTTTTGGAGGCGCGCGGAGAGGAACATTCGCTTCTCGCTGTCGAAGCCGAGCTGCGTGCGGCGGACCTTGATGTTGCTGTTGAGGGGAAGCAGCTGCAGGGCCTCTTTAGAGTGGTAGCGTGGATCCACGTGCTTGGCGGGGCTGGCGGGCGCGCCCGGCTCCGGTAGCGTACACATCACCAGCACTGGCTCCGTTACCGCCGCCCGCAGCAGGAGATCGTCtggaaattaataattatagcgtTTAGTTCACATAACTTAGATTCTTAGAGATTAATTTCAGACTACTCATTAGTTTAACTCACTTTGTTTGTGTCTATCATCAACTACAGCGTTGATGCCCTCTCTCTTTCGTTCACTTTATAAGCACATTAACCAGATAAGTACAATTTAATTTAGCTGAGAATCGAATCCATTTTCTTCCACGGGGCTCAATATGTCTACTCAATGGATCTAAGGCTTTaaacattcaaatctttataatCAAAGCGTCGTTACGTTACCTCCGACATCATGCGCCATCTCAATAGGCACAGTCCCGGCGAGCAACCTGACGCGGGTAGGCAGCCGCCACAGGCTCAGCAGATGCGGCAGGCGGTGCGCACGCGCCGCGGcgtccggcggcggcggctgcgcggTGTCAGGCATCTCCCACTCCGCCGGGGACAGCTCCTCCGGGCACACCTCGTACATTTCGCCTTTCGTGTTGATCGGCACGAAGAGTTCCTGTAATTGTATTGGTGCCTGGTATAAGTACTGTGTTATattcaaaattagaaaaaagaactaaattcaaaaattatataGCTAAACACCTGTCATAGGTAGATTAGATACctatcattactaatttaagagccacgagtttatcggtgtagcgttctccatgttTTTTTAGGGTAAAAGAGGGCAGTGGTGTCccacttgccttccgcctctcagtactccgtctgacgcaagtgggatagcgcccagagtagtctattctaaaaccgtactaggactcctgtcctccacctctgaacaGTACTGACGGTAATATTTTTAGATACCTTTTAGTATAAAACTCAAAAGTAAGTTCTATAGGGATAAGTACAGATGTCTACTAAAACCAAACCTAATAAGCAATCGTTTAGATCACAACTCATAAAAAAATGGTTTTATAATGGTTATCATTTTATTCTGTTTCTTCAATCAGTCAAgtcaatataacataacaagtcAACAATGGATTTAATAGGTCGTTGCCCTTCAGTAATGTATGCGGAGTCACGTATGTAATGCATATTGTGACCATATTTCAGAAATGCCTGTTACATCTTCACGATGAAATAATCTTTACAGGTTTCATTATGAGATACGATAAATCCTACTAAAATCGTTATAAAAAAACAGCGTCAAATAATTCCTGATAGATCTGGCGGCCGCTGGCTCTTACGCTATATTCAATTCGGTACTTTCAGTCAACAAATATCCACTACTCgacacaagatgtcgctactaATCCCTTTTCGAGCTGGAAAGTTTAAATatttacacaataaaaacacGGGCCTcgtttcctgcagacacatcctaattttattttgttatacctgtcattttagtaggtacattttaatattacgttattttatcataacataatatgtaatCTAAAGGCGTAGTAGAGTCCATATTATAGAGTCGGATatgataagaaaaaaatgtcttaagtCTTAAGACTAATCTTAAGATGCCTATCTAAAAACAGATAGGTATACacataataggtaagtatttacctacttacatacattcaCGCTTCTAATTACTAACAGGGTGGGCAAAGCCACATGTCAACTATAGGTAGTTAATTTTAGATGTATAAGCACAGATTTAATAGTACTAGTATAAGATCGATTTCTATAATTCAATGGTCCAAATCAATATCAGAAAACTTTTTCTTCAATTAGTACTTATTTTTCTTAGTGTaggtatgttattattattcgaAACTATCGAAATCCCAAAATAACAGGTTATGTAGACCGTAAGTGTCTATTCCGTAAGTGTGTgtggcgtgggttgaaaatcagtgttgccctctgggtaaattttcactgaaccctggccttttttggtgaactgcggcacccatatacctttatgttttctaactaaatattaatgttatgtgtgtatattttaatgttttaaatgtatatgtgtgtcgtagattttacctaaataaacttttttattattatttttttattattattattccggcaaaaaaaaaacattggtttTAGTAAATAGTAGAAACGATTCTGTAATAATTGCATATTTTAGTATGGGCAGAACAACTTCCACGTAATTCCGCTACACGCCGATAGATGGCTCTAATGTATCTAGAATAAGTACAAAATGAGTTCAATTAGTAATAAAACTAATAatgaactttattttatactgaaaataatattatacattttccTATATTATTGCCTTTCGTaatctacttaaaatataaaaaaaatgtaaatagttTAAATGTATTATTTGAAAGTCCTAAAACGCGCTATCAAAGTTTTCTGTGCACTCGCTATATAATCAAATGATTTGCTCATACGAGTTGTGTCTATTGAAAGGAGAGACGGTTAGCACTCCCCTTGACAAGGATGGAACACATAAAATTGGTCGAGGCATGaccgaacatttttttttgagtttttactaCCGTACTACTCCAAAGATTGTATCTACAACATCATCTTTACTAATTGGTCactgacgtcgctaactgaccTATCTGAAATTTTTGACCTATCTGAAACCTATCTGCGAATTGCACcttttgtcaataagacacaaattattttagcaaaacattacagatacgtcagtttgcaaagtcacccACGAATTAATTAATGCATCTTTtgtacctaaatataaaaaatatatttatttaatatgtaaaaattgagcttttaaagtgtaactaagtATGTTATATGAATTAAgacatttttgagtttgagtttacaagaaataattaataatatgttAAATTATGAATCGCTGTCGGATTCTTCCTTCAGCACGACGCCCTGGTTGGCAGCGTGTTGCATCTTCTCATCATTATTATTCTTCTCACTCTTATCAGCTTCTGAATCTGGTTTGGCTTCGGAAGCAGAAGGTCTCTGCGACCAAGTGACTACCGACCCCCGCGGGGTCTTTGTGCCTGGAGGATAATGAGCATTGCTAATGTTAAGagaaaaattaaatcgaaaaaatctgactcggagagagagagagagagagagagagagagagagagagagagagcgtctgtgtggtgtgtgtgtgtgttgcgtGGAATTGGTTTAGGGCGACAATAATGCCCTTAAAATCGGAAAATTTCAATATCGCatagcttttttatttaataaatcgtTCATGAACTTGTTtctaaacttataaataaatgtaacaaaaaaaatacttgcttACTTACAATACTTTCAATACTTGCGTTGTAGGTAAATAATGAAATAGCTACctattttaaaaacgtaatattctGGACTCTAAAAGTATATAATCGGATCGTGTCGGACACAGGATGAAATGAtaaccacgtgctcagcgatgaaggaaaacatcgtgaagaaacccacattcctgagaaatgcattttcggaggtatttgacctaacctgaaccagtattgggctggttttcccatcgcgggcTGAAAGGCCAGATAGTCGattctgtaaataaccggacctgtcaaatcttcaggttaggtaagcggaccctgtgagaaacgggataatgctagggagatagaaGGCAGAATAATGAGACTAGCACAAAAAGTGTCTTAGGCCGATTTTGACCGCTCGTGTCCAAAAGTGTTCTGGAGTGAGtgaaaaaacaacaataaaattaccACCATCCAAATATTTCCAATCTGGACCGTAATAGATAGCATCTTCCTTGAACGATCGATGCTGTTTCTGGCTGGATGACGTAGAGAGCCACGTTATGATCGCGTTCCTGCCATACTCCTCCAGATCACCTATACCATCATTTGATATCATCGAACAGTTAGTGGACAGAACTTTCAACTGCGGCACACATGTCACCTCATACATATATTTCAGCAACGGTATCAAGGGATCGCCAAATTTGAGAGTGAACCAGTTCGCTTGCTTCTCGTAACACGCCCACATCTCTTCTTGAGTTTCATCTAACGGAACGTACAGAACCTCCATAGGAATATTGACGAATTTGGAAGTCTCGTAAATAGTGTAAAATTTCTCTAAAATGTCATTTTTATCCGCGTTTTTTATGGTAAACACTAGGACGATAATGTCAGCGTGCTCGACTAGCCATTTCGGTTGGATAATATCAAATCTTTTATTGAATATGCAGGCCATCTGCAGCCAGTTGTATGCGTTTAAGTTCAACTCCGACAAATCTAGTTCTTTGCTCAAAACCATCGGCTTTTTCTCGTACAAATGCGGCATTAGATTGTTATCCATTACCGTTTTTATTCAGCTAAATAACTCTTGAAATAAACGCCTTTGCTGGTTACTATACTTAAATATTCCAGTTTATTTGATAACATCATTTGATGGGAAGTGTCAGGAAATGTCATATGTCAAAATCCTCTGACTGCACGTCATTCAAATGTCAAGGAagtgtaattttaataattattgcacACCTCCCAATGCGTACTCATTGCAATTGTGTCTctgtagaaaaaaaatagtaatttccTTGAGTAAATAAGGCGTTATCGTtatgataaataggtatcttAAACACTGCTTGCTCAGAAATTTAATTTATACTATGTCACTTGTTCCTAGCTGTAACAGAAACTGTAACTTTGTTCCGTTattgcgttgggctcacgattcggaggtcccgggttcgaatcccggtggggacacatcacgaaagtttggttataggacattacacgctgatcacctgattgtccgaaagaaagatgattcgtgcttcggaaggcacgttaagacgttggtcctggttactacttagtgatgtaagtaagtagtcgttacatgagccatgtcagaggcctttggcggctcaatagtaaccctgacaccagggtttaaaCAACAATAAATTGGGTTTTCCTTTTGCCttccacagtactctgtctgacgcgagtgggatggcctTGCACACTACCCCCTTTAACGTCATAAGATCgaatttccttttaaaatcccCATTTTCTAACTATCGTGTTTGGAAATCTCGACCTTAGGAGGTTAAAACGtaacataaaatacacataatattatattgatcCTCCCACATAACCAAATGGTTGGTGTCCCAAATATCGTAAAGTTCCAACACGCACTGTCCACTTGCATGGATTAGACCGCACACGACGCCATTCTTAGAATCATCCGTCCACACTGACTCAGATTTACTAGTGATGCTACTACTTGAATATCGAGTCTAGTTTTTGCTTCTACCGTCGACTggtagcaaataaaaaacatatgatTTTCGCCCATATAAATGGGCGTTGGATCACCTGTCACTACAatgattaagtatattataatataggtGGTTGGGCCTAGGGTGGTGACCTAGTAGTTGAGCgtcgagctcacgatccggaggtcctgggttcgaatcccggtggggacatatcacaaaaatcactttgtgatccctagtttggttaggacattacagacttcGAGTCAAAAAATTCTGCAAGTTgtctgacacctgggttgaggAGGTTGTTaatcataacccacacgatagaagaataaatcGATCGATTTATCATGGTCACATCACTAATTCCTAGTAGCTAGGTAGGTTCACACTGTAAGTTTTCTAAGCAGTTGTAGTAAAATATTAGTTATTCTTGACAGAGGACTGAACAACAGTTTTTAATGTTTCGCTGTCATACGGTAAAGTAAGGACCGTTGTTTCTTCAAAACATTATTGTAAACATGTTTTGCACTGTTGTTTTTCATCCTTTTTATGAGTTGCCATTCTGAATTCCAAATTTATgccatactagcttttgcccgcgagttcgtccgcgtggcgtgttataaaagagatacctttgtgtgtgtgggagaaaggataaaaaatgcttaattttattaatttttaaatgaagttatagtataagtagctcagttaaataatgaattgttattaatttttagattattactttatgataatttggtttaatataaatttaggaaaatacgatcagaggAGGCTAACCCTTTCGTCTGGCATTCAGAGATGAgaatgtttttttcatacaaatgttttttcccgctaattcccgttcccgtgggaatttcgggaattcctttcttagtgcacctctacggtacctaagctactttccttccaaatttcaagtgcctacgtttagccgtttaggctgtgcgttgatatgtcagtcagtcagtttctccttttatatatttaatataaataatagatgcgacaaaactaaaatattgtaacgttaaaaaaaactgaatttacCAAGTGGGAGCCCGCAGTCAGCCCCATTTGTTCAGGCAAGTAGTAAAAGTAGTAGtttcagtgaggtgtgggtacttagttcatcttgcgatggatgtgcctctgactgctcCGTTGGGGGGTTGGGTGTTTTtttcctttgatgggtttgctcttgaccccagacttgcccgaaggcaatgacgaggcctaagatggagcgagctcgcccagaaggtgcctgttcactctgaccttgaaagcacccgggttatatgcatcggaaatacagaagacggcagagaattccactccttagcagtgcgcataatgaaggacgaagCGAAGCCCTTTGTCTGGAAgtacccggccgtacgtctggaagtccgaagatgaaagggggatggtggaatgagctcgtgtagatcgcgggtaTATTAgcgataggtatttattttatcaataaatCTGAATTTAACAAATAGGAAATGTTTATGTGAAAGAGCCCAGAACGTAACTCGTATAGAAACAGAGCTTTTGTCCTGCACCCGTGAATAGGATAAGTTATCGCAGACGAACAATACTATACTGCGTAATATTTCTTATCAAAACTTAAGCATTTGCATTAAActgcaagtacctacctaaccagTGGTATGTGGTTCCCGGGAATGTCCCCCAAAGTTATaatattcctgttgtaaaatctttttaatagtaaggacattcTTGTTCTTTGgaaaattgttctttcttgtacagtcatgagcaatataatgtacccactttaggactctgtcgcactaacatacctatttagtgtgacttacagttcaatttatcaaaaaagttaatgtgacatggtaccaaagtgtatacatattaatgctcgtgaccgtactctggttttatctgcctaaaggttaggtaaaaaAACTCTTTTTAGATAAGTTTTGCGTCTCTTTAAAGCTTTTCACTGCCGGGTGTTCTCAGAGCGGGACGCAACATCACTGGTAAGGATACTTATATTCTGATCCAATCTGCCTAGGCtagataataaagctctttctacataacttttgcgccctGTACTACCGGAAATGTTCCCAGAGCGGGGCGCAACATCACTGTACATACctactatacaggatgttagtaatatcGTGATGAacactttgggggatgattcaagccatgattctgagtcaatattgTAGCGacatagtaaatattatataagtatagcATATTAATCGCGTATCTGTATTCCGATGTCTTAACGGGTCGGCAGTCTTAGCGCGACCGCCGCTCTGGTAATATGTACTGTATCTAATACGTGCGCTACCTAACTCAATATAGTGAACTGATATCAGGAAGAGTGCTTTCATTTATTCTCCCGAACTAAAGAACTGAACATATAACTGAACACGATAAATCTGGCCTAACAACACAAAAATATGTGGTGGAATTTTGATtttgagtggaattttccatcgcaaaagtatggaactgaaaataattaaaaaagacactaaaattttcaagaattttcggacaggaaattcgacttgacatcaactcagaactAATCATTAtttgaatcaccccctcagtattggttacgatgttactaacactataatttattacttataataattcttTGAACAATAACTCGTGTTTGACCAGGGAAAAATAATCGGAATACAACGGGCTATCACCCAGTTACCTTACACAGTTCAAAAGTTGACTGAATCCTGACATTGGTCACCATTACCACATATAAAGTAACTGTTCACCTTTATGTGGTTGCGCATTAAGTTcagtttaataaagaaaaacgtttgTCATACGCAAATAAATTTTGGTCGCGCGTTTGACCTACAAAGTTAAAATTGCAGTTGCAAAAAGGTTTTTCTTCTGTCGTTATTGAGTAGGCAACTGTTTGCCGATTGTAAATAGGAGTTGGTAATGTGGGTCTGTGCGGTGCATGTAAAATAATGTCCGAAATATGTCGGTCGGCGCAAGCGCACGTCGTAGTACGAGATATGTTGCAGAATGTCAATAAGGTAGGCCGTTCACTTCCACTGGACTGCTGTTGAACTTATTTCGTGTCATTGCAGATGCGTCATAGAGATTATGACATGGtcttttaataggtacttactttgtaACAGAATTATAGAATAAggatactacgcatagaacggcaaatctccgctcccGACCAGCGGCTAAActaggcttacctcacccccctcgatcttactttagtcttcaatcgtttgGACGTCCAGTCCAATCAATCGACGTATGTATACTAtattatatagggtgttagctgaatcagtattcgttacgatgtcacttacaccccacacaagtacatacggtagccatacaagtaggtatgggtgttagtgacaccgtaacgaatactgagggggatggttcagaccatgattctgagttgatatcaagtggaattttcagtctgaatattcctgaaaatttttgtgttatttttaattattttcaattccatacttttgcgacgaaaaattccacttgatatcatctcagaatcatggcgtcAATcacctctcaaagttttcgt
It includes:
- the LOC126376477 gene encoding uncharacterized protein LOC126376477, with the translated sequence MFRTASAEGSGPRTPPAYAPHPPYVPPRFFPPRIRPPPPQYCFDAARFACDASKPRYLDVERERLVTRWLAEANEALVRRDRPPRYKPRSSERRPDFPERRPNAPEWADNFLLGRRNGSVEPEDDGSEVMTLKEFVDKFSLPRVVKFEGEERPVLLYRVLEAHRRVEAVPLSGKKGKLVGKPLYIPDSYDGWFSACGCRGGALASPRGSVAALLRARAFALVSPRAISAYRARPSSESGRVGAQYERAAARPGTPLRLAGVFADGSKAKAPKYAQLIDPQGNELFVPINTKGEMYEVCPEELSPAEWEMPDTAQPPPPDAAARAHRLPHLLSLWRLPTRVRLLAGTVPIEMAHDVGDDLLLRAAVTEPVLVMCTLPEPGAPASPAKHVDPRYHSKEALQLLPLNSNIKVRRTQLGFDSEKRMFLSARLQKALTFCQLNVDNWIRQISYANSTVVGKAKTAEDLIREDHEPVKFEKERKFTLQGLKIDTSRLFGKSEKVLKDIPDETEGSIIFLSKNELEHMNYDVYSDDEGKDDKCEDNKVEQELFSNDKMHVFREDSGQKKHKWFKNLKLLKSTEKLTDEKITAIENNEKYRDVKDPFDPLGEKHSSIERYQDMAKLIEDRFGGIRKNDGTAEKSHSYKSLTTSSSDMGTSQCSSNPKKPVLTKSVSVQTGMPDSPYTEDSGINMKHGRKNLSVDQINYCGSMESDSSSGRKLKSLDENMLKKSSATKSSSNLERRQRIQPDLIPEKAMVKSESYNQIQSCEEINMFGVGSLYNDSDFEINYKQHSFITEKLCSEFHVKTKRVLSKSTSNLLHPKKCNEKKEGSNSNSMPTKTERANDEKFNFRKKIDKPRAPTPKSEIDEDLTAVDISEEEPHHVRIRRSISSIQKRKLPVIEDLPYGQVADAVQVEEEKIDSDASSDNIYAEICTPGNKASDEENYDSSVDVLATDPVICNVKKEVIIRNDERARQMIENQENPFRHIEVVVIEKTTDFDLDNSSITSSEVEETGSKNDVSIAIDSWERDKGKDDQKIHAIRLEITSNMDDYPNESNSNSQSLERTDIQLSKDSDLSFSNSIHLNGTYPNEAIYDTLK